The following coding sequences are from one Biomphalaria glabrata chromosome 8, xgBioGlab47.1, whole genome shotgun sequence window:
- the LOC106074329 gene encoding mannan endo-1,4-beta-mannosidase-like precursor (The RefSeq protein has 1 substitution compared to this genomic sequence): protein MKTLITGFLVVLCTLKLVCARLAVSGNQFTYNGQRIFLSGGNLPWIQYAYDFGDHQWDSRKGTFENQLTQLKNAGGNSIRLWVHIQGESTPAFDGNGYVTAPDHQGTLINDFKDMLDIAQRHNILVFPTLWNAAVDQDNSHRLDGFIVDWRKLQSYIDKALVPLASAVRGHPALGAWDIMNEPEGMINTDISNWDRCYDSTALKNSGAGWAGKKYSYYDTLRFINWQADAIKNVDSGFLVTVGSWNPKSNTDQFGFVDHYSDNCLVKLGKPNGKLDFYQFHTYSYQGNFDNVSPFKHSAGDYGTGKPIVVGEFWEQDGGGMNIDQLFDYVYNHGYAGAWSWDLMAHGDNQRGGISHIKNYNWNGQIGINL from the exons ATGAAAACG TTGATTACCGGTTTTCTTGTGGTCCTTTGTACACTAAAGCTAg TCTGTGCCAGACTTGCAGTGTCCGGTAATCAGTTCACGTATAATGGACAAAGGATATTTTTGTCCGGCGGGAACTTGCCGTGGATCCAGTACGCTTACGACTTTGGTGACCATCAGTGGGACAGCCGCAAGGGCACATTTGAAAATCAGCTAACCCAGCTGAAGAATGCAGGCGGCAACTCGATAA GACTTTGGGTTCACATTCAAGGGGAGTCCACTCCAGCCTTCGATGGAAATGGTTACGTCACTGCCCCTGACCATCAGGGAACGCTGATTAATGACTTCAAGGATATGTTGGACATAGCGCAAAG ACACAATATTCTAGTGTTTCCCACATTGTGGAACGCCGCTGTCGACCAAGACAACAGCCACAGGCTCGACGGCCTCATCGTGGACTGGAGAAAGCTGCAGAGCTACATCGACAAGGCGCTGGTACCACTGGCTAGTGCTGTGAGAGGGCACCCCGCACTGGGCGCCTGGGACATCATGAACGAGCCAGAAGGCATGATTAACACTGACATT AGCAATTGGGACCGGTGTTATGATTCCACTGCTTTGAAAAACAGTGGCGCTGGCTGGGCTGGCAAGAAGTATAGCTACTACGACACACTGAG ATTCATCAATTGGCAAGCTGATGCTATCAAGAACGTCGATTCAGGATTTTTAGTCACTGTTGGTTCATGGAATCCCAAATCCAACACTGACCAATTCGGTTTCGTTGACCATTACTCCGACAACTGTCTAGTCAAGCTGGGCAAACCTAAT GGTAAACTAGATTTCTACCAATTCCATACCTATTCGTACCAAGGAAACTTTGATAACGTCTCTCCGTTTAAG CACTCAGCAGGAGACTATGGAACCGGGAAACCCATTGTGGTCGGGGAATTCTGGGAACAAGATGGCGGAGGCATGAACATCGATCAGCTGTTCGACTATGTGTACAATCATGGCTACGCTGGGGCCTGGAGTTGGGATTTGATGGCCCATGGTGACAATCAACGAGGCGGAATAAGCCAcatcaaaaattacaattgGAATGGTCAAATCGGAATAAACttataa